A single window of Nocardia higoensis DNA harbors:
- a CDS encoding DUF3558 domain-containing protein translates to MRTVRAVIAATAVLATTAGCSSTEAGTATPTTQAMDNLLNPCTDVPDEWLIETGLDPATEQNSVNPTEVSSWRICGWDAMDLPYMVDLMSSSKTLEETRNSTTVIILGDTTIGARPALITRVKSDSADKRTCYVTFPAEQGSFTISLGWRASRPITADRCELAIKHATDLERHLPK, encoded by the coding sequence ATGCGCACTGTCCGCGCCGTCATCGCCGCAACCGCCGTCCTCGCGACGACCGCCGGGTGTAGCAGTACCGAGGCAGGCACCGCCACGCCGACCACGCAGGCGATGGACAACCTACTCAACCCTTGTACCGACGTGCCCGACGAATGGCTGATCGAAACCGGACTCGACCCGGCCACCGAGCAGAACAGCGTCAACCCCACCGAGGTCTCCTCCTGGCGCATTTGCGGATGGGACGCCATGGACCTGCCCTACATGGTGGACCTCATGTCCAGCAGCAAGACTCTGGAAGAGACCCGCAACAGCACCACCGTCATCATTCTCGGCGACACCACAATCGGGGCCAGACCCGCCCTGATCACTCGCGTGAAGTCAGACTCCGCCGACAAACGCACGTGCTATGTAACCTTTCCCGCCGAGCAGGGTTCGTTCACGATCTCGCTCGGCTGGCGTGCTTCCCGTCCGATAACAGCCGATCGTTGCGAACTGGCGATCAAGCACGCCACAGACCTCGAACGACACTTGCCGAAGTAG
- a CDS encoding helix-turn-helix domain-containing protein — MSTGEAIRRIRKSYGMTQRELATLMGYTQPVVSQLENNAPCVHDVRMLRRVARALRVPLAILVVDSDEEADMDRRNFLRASAFGAGTAAASGAFTENAAATSSGSIRVGASEVADIVAGTNQIHELDLLVGGDRLCRVAVNGVRYARQLLDKGTYTDTVSQALTSATAEMMTAAGWVHFDAGRTSQARRYYAEAAQTATAAGDDITAAHALINASLLSYGGSFSPTELPEDARPRESVNLAEAASTAVRHQGGPRLRALAAIYEATAHSTTGNSGSTEDAIKRAHRAYESSHGNDPEWVYLPEAALAGDTGWAYMRIGNHRKATEHFQAAVTGTNAWPRENAGWRIKLAENHILGGEIAEGCQMLIDHFDQINSVTSTRLRATLDAISDDLRQHAAVPEAREFLGRRAARV, encoded by the coding sequence ATGTCCACGGGTGAAGCCATCCGCCGAATACGCAAGTCCTACGGCATGACCCAACGCGAACTCGCCACCCTCATGGGCTACACCCAACCGGTCGTCTCCCAACTCGAGAACAACGCCCCCTGCGTCCACGACGTGCGAATGCTGCGCCGAGTAGCCCGCGCGCTGCGGGTTCCCCTTGCCATACTGGTGGTGGACTCGGACGAGGAGGCAGACATGGATCGCCGCAACTTCCTGAGAGCAAGCGCATTCGGCGCGGGAACAGCCGCTGCGAGCGGAGCATTCACCGAGAACGCTGCCGCGACTTCATCCGGCAGCATCCGGGTCGGGGCGAGCGAAGTCGCCGACATCGTGGCGGGCACCAACCAGATTCACGAACTCGACCTGCTCGTCGGTGGCGATCGGCTGTGCAGGGTGGCGGTGAACGGTGTCCGCTACGCCCGCCAACTGCTCGATAAAGGCACCTACACCGACACCGTGAGCCAAGCCCTCACCAGCGCCACCGCCGAAATGATGACCGCCGCCGGATGGGTCCACTTCGACGCCGGACGAACCAGCCAGGCACGCCGCTACTACGCCGAAGCGGCACAGACCGCCACCGCGGCCGGGGACGACATCACCGCGGCCCACGCCCTGATCAACGCCAGCCTGCTCAGTTACGGCGGCAGCTTCTCCCCCACCGAGCTTCCCGAAGACGCACGGCCACGCGAGAGCGTCAACCTCGCCGAGGCCGCCTCCACAGCCGTCCGCCATCAGGGCGGACCTCGGCTTCGCGCTCTCGCCGCGATATATGAAGCGACCGCCCACAGCACGACGGGCAACAGTGGCTCGACGGAAGACGCCATCAAGCGAGCACACCGGGCCTACGAATCGAGCCATGGCAACGATCCGGAATGGGTCTATCTTCCCGAAGCCGCACTTGCCGGCGACACCGGCTGGGCATACATGCGCATCGGCAACCACCGGAAGGCAACAGAACACTTCCAGGCCGCCGTCACCGGCACCAACGCCTGGCCGCGCGAAAACGCCGGCTGGCGAATCAAACTGGCGGAGAACCACATCCTCGGCGGCGAAATCGCTGAAGGATGCCAAATGCTGATCGACCACTTCGACCAGATCAACAGCGTCACCTCCACACGCCTGCGCGCCACCCTCGACGCCATCAGCGACGACCTCCGCCAACACGCCGCGGTGCCGGAAGCGCGGGAGTTCCTGGGAAGGCGCGCGGCGCGGGTGTAG
- a CDS encoding cytochrome P450 family protein: protein MTDPHPVAAPTPVVLDPTGLDIPGAAIALRERGPLVPVTLPGGIRAWAITDPQVLRDLFVDRRVSKDAHQHWPAFIAGKVPPDWPLISWVSVRNMLTAYGKDHQRLRKLVGPAFTARRVDALRPQIRRIVTDLLDGLAARPDGAVIDLREEYAAQVPLRVIATLMGVPTDLRAGLRACVHEIFSTSPQRDPHDTFADMVAILTTLVARRRAEPREDMTSLLISHRDDHADRLTEEELIHTLLLVISAGYETTVNLIDQAAVAILTRPELLGRLRVGALTWSNIIEETLRHAPPVANLPLRYAVVDIDIAGRRIEAGDALLACIAAANRDPHLHGGDPDEFDPARKHKEHLSFGYGPHFCLGAPLARLEAAVALPALFGRFPHLTLAAAPHELKPLPSFISHGHLHLPVHLDGPADAGAPESVP, encoded by the coding sequence ATGACCGATCCGCACCCCGTCGCTGCTCCTACTCCCGTCGTGCTCGACCCCACCGGGCTCGACATTCCCGGTGCGGCCATCGCCCTCCGCGAAAGAGGACCACTGGTCCCCGTGACATTGCCCGGCGGGATTCGCGCCTGGGCGATCACCGATCCGCAGGTGCTCAGAGATCTGTTTGTCGACCGGCGGGTATCCAAGGACGCCCACCAGCACTGGCCGGCCTTCATCGCCGGGAAGGTGCCGCCCGATTGGCCGCTGATCTCCTGGGTGTCGGTGCGCAACATGCTCACCGCCTACGGCAAAGACCATCAGCGCCTGCGCAAGCTCGTCGGCCCCGCGTTCACCGCCCGCCGCGTCGACGCGCTGCGACCGCAGATCCGGCGGATCGTCACCGACCTGCTCGACGGTCTCGCCGCCCGTCCGGACGGGGCGGTGATCGATCTCCGCGAGGAGTACGCGGCCCAGGTTCCGCTGCGGGTGATCGCCACCCTGATGGGTGTCCCCACCGACCTGCGAGCCGGGCTGCGCGCGTGCGTGCACGAGATCTTCTCCACCTCCCCGCAACGCGATCCGCACGACACCTTCGCCGACATGGTGGCCATCCTGACCACACTCGTGGCCCGCCGCCGCGCCGAACCGCGCGAGGACATGACCAGCCTGCTCATCAGCCACCGCGACGACCACGCGGACCGGCTCACCGAAGAGGAACTGATCCACACCCTGCTGCTGGTGATCAGCGCCGGATACGAGACCACCGTCAACCTCATCGACCAGGCCGCCGTCGCGATACTGACCCGTCCCGAACTGCTGGGCCGACTGCGCGTCGGCGCTCTCACCTGGTCGAACATCATCGAAGAGACATTGCGCCACGCGCCACCGGTCGCCAACCTGCCGCTTCGCTACGCGGTCGTCGATATCGACATCGCGGGCAGGCGGATCGAGGCAGGAGACGCCTTGCTCGCCTGCATCGCCGCGGCCAACCGCGACCCGCACCTGCACGGCGGCGACCCCGACGAGTTCGACCCGGCCCGCAAGCACAAAGAGCACCTGTCCTTCGGCTACGGCCCGCACTTCTGCCTCGGGGCTCCCTTGGCCCGGCTGGAAGCGGCCGTGGCGCTGCCCGCCCTGTTCGGGCGCTTCCCCCACCTGACCCTCGCCGCCGCGCCGCACGAGCTGAAACCGTTGCCCAGCTTCATCTCCCACGGCCACCTACACCTGCCCGTCCACCTGGACGGACCGGCCGATGCCGGCGCGCCGGAGTCCGTGCCGTGA
- a CDS encoding cytochrome P450 codes for MGRGSPHDADNDFRVPIYTEQFAADPHAAYAHMREQFGSLAPIWLAPGVPATLVIGYWTALRILHDPEHFPADPRVWQRGIPPECPVRPMMQWRPNALRSSGFEHARYRSATVDALARVELHRTRQVVERIAVVLIGGFCSSGRADLIRDFASPLVFEVISELLGCDPDISGRAATGMAMIFDTTDVAAGNELMVAALAELVRRKRARPGEDITSRLLAHPTALTDEEAVHQLVTLYGAASEPLTNLIVNTVSWMMTHPDFGGEVVGGAMSTRDGLTHVLFRDPPIANFCMSYPRQPQLVDGVWVPAHRPVVISLAACNNDPAVVGGNIRGNESHLGLGAGPHRCPARALAELIAGEAIDQLLDVLPEMTPAVPHERLRWRPGPFHRALEELPVLFTPVPPPTVSR; via the coding sequence GTGGGCCGTGGCTCACCGCACGACGCCGACAACGATTTCCGCGTCCCGATCTACACCGAGCAGTTCGCCGCCGACCCGCACGCCGCCTACGCCCACATGCGCGAGCAGTTCGGTTCACTGGCGCCGATCTGGCTCGCGCCGGGCGTACCGGCGACTCTGGTGATCGGCTACTGGACCGCCCTGAGAATCCTGCACGACCCCGAGCATTTCCCGGCCGATCCACGGGTCTGGCAGCGCGGCATCCCGCCGGAATGCCCGGTGCGGCCGATGATGCAGTGGCGTCCGAATGCACTCCGCAGCAGTGGGTTCGAGCACGCGCGTTATCGATCGGCCACTGTGGACGCCCTCGCCAGGGTGGAACTGCACAGGACCCGCCAGGTGGTCGAGCGGATCGCTGTGGTGTTGATCGGCGGGTTTTGTAGCAGTGGCCGGGCCGACTTGATCCGAGATTTCGCCTCGCCGTTGGTGTTCGAGGTGATCAGCGAACTCCTCGGCTGCGATCCCGATATCAGCGGCCGGGCCGCGACAGGGATGGCGATGATCTTCGACACCACCGACGTCGCCGCAGGCAACGAGCTGATGGTGGCGGCGCTGGCCGAACTCGTCCGTCGCAAACGCGCCAGGCCGGGGGAGGACATCACCTCTCGGCTGCTGGCCCATCCCACCGCCCTCACCGACGAAGAGGCAGTCCACCAGCTGGTCACCCTTTACGGTGCCGCGAGCGAGCCACTGACGAACCTGATCGTCAACACCGTGTCGTGGATGATGACCCACCCCGACTTCGGCGGCGAGGTCGTCGGCGGTGCGATGTCGACCCGCGACGGGCTCACGCATGTGCTGTTCCGCGACCCGCCGATCGCGAATTTCTGCATGTCCTATCCGCGTCAGCCGCAGCTGGTGGACGGGGTGTGGGTGCCCGCGCATCGGCCGGTGGTGATCAGCCTGGCCGCGTGCAACAACGACCCCGCCGTCGTGGGCGGCAATATCCGCGGCAACGAGTCCCACCTCGGACTCGGGGCCGGACCGCACCGCTGCCCCGCGCGGGCGCTGGCCGAACTGATCGCCGGGGAGGCGATCGACCAGCTTCTCGACGTGCTGCCCGAGATGACGCCGGCCGTGCCGCACGAGCGGTTGCGGTGGCGGCCGGGGCCGTTCCACCGGGCCCTCGAAGAGCTGCCCGTCCTCTTCACTCCCGTCCCGCCACCGACTGTTTCCCGCTGA
- a CDS encoding SAV_915 family protein produces the protein MGDFEICNQKFLTAQRVVYMHLGHTIANCRSDVNMIPERTPLPKNFPPVVYLPIMERVQNTDDAHIMLRRTREGKIACLAYSALDRLIACCGEAQPWMWTPTVALDALQRSQPFDLLLLDIFIPQSERKF, from the coding sequence ATGGGTGATTTCGAGATCTGCAATCAGAAATTCTTGACTGCGCAGAGAGTCGTCTACATGCACCTTGGTCATACAATAGCCAATTGTCGGAGTGACGTAAATATGATTCCGGAACGGACCCCGCTTCCGAAGAACTTTCCACCGGTCGTTTACCTGCCGATCATGGAGCGGGTGCAGAACACCGACGATGCGCACATCATGTTGCGCCGAACCCGAGAAGGAAAAATCGCCTGTCTTGCCTACTCCGCGCTGGATCGCCTCATCGCCTGTTGCGGGGAAGCGCAGCCGTGGATGTGGACGCCGACGGTTGCGTTGGACGCCCTCCAGCGATCGCAGCCCTTCGATCTTTTGCTTCTCGATATTTTCATTCCACAATCCGAGCGGAAGTTCTGA
- a CDS encoding long-chain-fatty-acid--CoA ligase — MSRITDLLFRQPAPEDTGLWSGESSSELSFLSWAQVRSAAATAAAGLADAGVVPGDSVAILAGGAEDVTVTVQASWMRGASFTMLHQPTPRTNLETWLADCREVVRMLGSRAVAVGQPFFDAVRELDLGAPIVSIDEIRSGTAQIEAVGTDEEDLAVLQLTSGTTGVPKAVAITYRNLWANHRAMVQAADLGADDVVVSWLPLYHDMGMIGTLMTPMFARTTTVITTPMAFLKNPLSWAELFTRFGGTFTAAPNFAYSVLARRLRRAPDGAYDLSTLRVAVNGAEAIDTGAVEEFLTEGARFGLQPEAMMPAYGMAETTLAVSFSAHDQRYTVDVIDADRAERDNIAAREDIGRERTVVRLGPPVPGLEMRVVDEEGNTLPADHIGTFQVRGEAVTRRYLGPDGFVAANDAEGWLDTGDLGYLTADGEAVVSGRKKDIIIVAGRNISPVVVERAAGVIPGVRAGGVAALAVKLPPMAREGIAVIAESDAAGDAEESERIRKEVARAVYDDVGIAPAVVTIVGKGALPKTPSGKLRRAASAGLITA, encoded by the coding sequence ATGAGCAGAATTACCGACCTGTTGTTCCGGCAGCCCGCACCCGAGGACACCGGTCTGTGGAGCGGTGAGAGCTCGTCGGAGCTGTCGTTCCTGTCCTGGGCGCAGGTGCGGTCGGCGGCGGCAACGGCCGCCGCGGGCCTGGCCGATGCCGGTGTGGTGCCAGGTGATTCGGTCGCGATCCTCGCCGGCGGCGCCGAGGACGTCACCGTGACGGTGCAGGCGAGCTGGATGCGCGGCGCGTCGTTCACGATGCTGCACCAGCCCACGCCGCGCACCAACCTCGAGACCTGGCTCGCCGACTGCCGCGAGGTGGTGCGGATGCTCGGCTCGCGGGCGGTCGCGGTAGGGCAGCCTTTCTTCGACGCCGTGCGCGAACTCGACCTCGGCGCGCCGATCGTCTCGATCGACGAAATCCGCTCCGGGACAGCACAGATCGAGGCCGTCGGCACCGACGAGGAAGACCTCGCGGTGCTGCAACTGACCTCCGGCACCACCGGTGTCCCGAAGGCGGTCGCCATCACCTACCGCAACCTGTGGGCGAACCACCGGGCCATGGTGCAGGCCGCGGACCTCGGCGCCGACGATGTCGTGGTCAGCTGGCTGCCGCTCTACCACGACATGGGCATGATCGGCACCCTGATGACCCCGATGTTCGCCCGCACCACCACGGTGATCACCACGCCGATGGCCTTCCTGAAGAACCCGCTGTCCTGGGCCGAGCTGTTCACCCGCTTCGGCGGCACCTTCACCGCCGCCCCGAACTTCGCCTACTCCGTGCTCGCCCGCCGCCTGCGCCGGGCGCCCGACGGCGCCTACGACCTGTCGACGCTGCGCGTCGCGGTCAACGGCGCCGAAGCCATCGACACCGGAGCGGTCGAGGAATTCCTCACCGAAGGCGCGCGTTTCGGGCTGCAGCCGGAAGCCATGATGCCCGCCTACGGCATGGCCGAGACCACGCTGGCGGTGTCGTTCAGCGCCCACGACCAGCGCTACACCGTCGATGTCATCGACGCCGACCGCGCCGAACGCGACAACATCGCCGCCCGCGAGGACATCGGGCGCGAACGGACCGTCGTGCGGCTCGGCCCGCCGGTGCCCGGCCTCGAGATGCGGGTCGTCGACGAGGAAGGCAATACCCTGCCCGCCGACCACATCGGCACCTTCCAGGTGCGCGGTGAGGCCGTCACTCGCCGCTACCTCGGCCCGGACGGTTTCGTCGCGGCCAACGACGCCGAAGGCTGGCTCGACACCGGCGATCTCGGCTACCTGACCGCCGACGGCGAAGCCGTGGTGAGCGGTCGTAAGAAGGACATCATCATCGTCGCGGGCCGCAATATCTCCCCGGTCGTGGTGGAGCGCGCCGCGGGCGTGATCCCGGGCGTGCGCGCGGGCGGCGTGGCGGCGCTCGCGGTGAAGCTGCCGCCGATGGCGCGTGAGGGCATCGCGGTCATCGCCGAATCCGATGCGGCGGGCGATGCGGAGGAGTCCGAGCGCATCCGCAAGGAAGTCGCCCGCGCGGTATATGACGACGTCGGGATCGCCCCCGCTGTGGTGACCATTGTCGGCAAGGGAGCGCTGCCCAAGACGCCGTCGGGCAAGTTGCGTCGTGCGGCGTCAGCGGGCCTGATCACGGCCTGA
- a CDS encoding wax ester/triacylglycerol synthase domain-containing protein: protein MTSPVELAPPDHTYLHLETKSAPMHWAMVMALAEDGEQVSIGDLRDRVRARSTLFDLFRLGIREGRWRRPQVELAAEVDVHAHVGHAQYTDDADLFRRIAVLHEQPLPRPAPMWHITLFTPRASGAQYIVLRVHHSVSDGIAGAAFAALVADGTLEELTEFERFATSPRYRITEIEPEQFAASKAAFGEQWTAGQAGRGWPKLTKSGRREVATTGLSTRDLRRTAKNNGATVHEFVLAAAGRALSLTPPPGRTGGEILRVTLPVTHDETFRHTGNAVLVSLLNLPGTETDLTAQIERARAELAFIEERKPHLSLAATDNGPKAPWPLQRAITIASMARMAPDIHIGINPGFSRIRAVLGKKITELTPISPLVGYSFSMTSLILGNRTSFGVVTDPAALSDGYAATFVETFDRVLAEAAPTA from the coding sequence GTGACCAGTCCTGTCGAACTCGCCCCGCCGGACCACACCTATCTGCATCTGGAGACCAAGTCCGCTCCGATGCACTGGGCGATGGTGATGGCACTCGCCGAGGACGGCGAGCAGGTGTCGATCGGCGATCTGCGCGATCGGGTGCGTGCGCGCAGCACGCTGTTCGACCTGTTCCGGCTCGGCATCCGCGAAGGCCGTTGGCGCAGGCCGCAGGTCGAGCTGGCCGCCGAGGTCGACGTGCACGCCCATGTCGGGCACGCGCAGTACACCGACGACGCCGACCTGTTCCGGCGGATCGCCGTGCTGCACGAGCAGCCGCTGCCCCGCCCCGCGCCGATGTGGCACATCACGCTGTTCACCCCGCGTGCGTCCGGCGCCCAATACATCGTGCTGCGCGTGCACCACAGCGTCTCCGACGGCATCGCGGGCGCGGCGTTCGCCGCACTGGTCGCCGACGGAACGCTAGAGGAGCTGACCGAATTCGAGCGTTTCGCCACCAGCCCGCGCTACCGGATCACCGAGATCGAGCCCGAACAGTTCGCGGCGTCCAAGGCCGCCTTCGGCGAGCAGTGGACCGCCGGTCAGGCCGGGCGCGGCTGGCCGAAGCTCACCAAGAGCGGTCGCCGTGAGGTCGCGACGACCGGGCTGTCCACCCGCGATCTGCGGCGTACCGCCAAGAACAACGGCGCGACCGTGCACGAGTTCGTGCTCGCCGCGGCGGGCCGGGCGCTGAGCCTCACCCCGCCGCCGGGCAGGACAGGTGGGGAGATCCTGCGCGTGACCTTGCCGGTGACCCACGACGAGACGTTCCGGCACACCGGCAACGCCGTGCTGGTGTCGCTGCTCAACCTGCCGGGCACCGAAACCGACCTGACCGCCCAGATCGAACGCGCGCGCGCCGAACTGGCATTCATCGAGGAACGCAAGCCGCACCTGTCGCTGGCCGCCACCGACAACGGCCCCAAGGCGCCGTGGCCGTTGCAGCGCGCCATCACCATCGCCTCGATGGCCCGGATGGCCCCCGACATCCACATCGGCATCAATCCCGGCTTCTCCCGGATCAGGGCCGTGCTGGGCAAGAAGATCACCGAACTGACCCCGATCTCCCCGCTGGTCGGCTACTCGTTCTCGATGACCAGCCTGATCCTGGGCAACCGCACCTCCTTCGGCGTCGTCACCGACCCCGCCGCGCTGTCGGATGGGTACGCCGCCACCTTCGTGGAGACCTTCGATCGCGTGCTGGCCGAGGCCGCGCCGACGGCCTGA